A genomic segment from Mycoplasma sp. 1018B encodes:
- the scpB gene encoding SMC-Scp complex subunit ScpB — MKNNIIEALLYVQGDEGLDLEQIREIFGLKNKAEAKKVINDFIKIYNSRETALKVVEFNEIYKLATRETYKEYIQKMVQVVKKHRLSNAAIEVAGIVAYKQPVTRSIINNIRGVASDQVLNTLLLKGVIEEVGVSPTPGHPVLYGVTNKFYDYFKIKSMNELPKLTEFNYIDGFENEHEDFNLFDSQRNENNFNN; from the coding sequence ATGAAAAATAATATTATTGAAGCTTTATTGTATGTGCAAGGTGATGAAGGGTTGGATTTAGAACAAATTAGAGAAATATTTGGTTTAAAAAATAAAGCGGAAGCAAAAAAAGTTATTAATGATTTTATAAAAATTTACAACTCTAGAGAAACCGCGTTAAAAGTTGTTGAATTTAATGAAATTTATAAATTAGCTACAAGGGAAACATATAAAGAATATATTCAAAAAATGGTACAAGTAGTTAAAAAACATCGTCTTTCTAATGCTGCAATAGAAGTAGCAGGAATAGTTGCTTATAAACAGCCGGTTACTCGTTCAATAATTAATAATATAAGAGGTGTTGCAAGCGATCAGGTATTAAATACTTTATTATTAAAAGGAGTTATTGAAGAAGTAGGTGTAAGTCCTACACCTGGGCATCCTGTTTTATATGGTGTAACTAATAAATTTTATGATTATTTTAAAATTAAATCTATGAATGAATTACCTAAATTAACTGAATTTAATTATATAGATGGTTTCGAAAATGAACACGAAGATTTTAATCTTTTTGACAGTCAAAGAAATGAAAATAATTTCAACAATTAA
- the trmB gene encoding tRNA (guanosine(46)-N7)-methyltransferase TrmB, translated as MRLRYDKQAIDKLLNSKYLIKDNFPIILNETDIVEIGMGKGEMIAELARINPNKKFYGFEKYPTVAAKVLNLIDKYKLTNLFIIVGDAGNLLNYFQGNLETIWLTFSDPWPKARHEKRRLTYKLFLDQYKQIMNEDSLLKLKTDNDFFYNYSIDSFLNNGWKIIANGTDLHKSNYSSDNIMTGYEKKWISLNKNINFIFAKKMKN; from the coding sequence ATGAGATTACGTTATGATAAACAAGCAATAGATAAATTATTAAATTCTAAATATTTAATAAAAGATAATTTTCCAATAATTTTAAATGAAACTGATATTGTAGAAATAGGTATGGGAAAAGGTGAAATGATAGCAGAATTAGCTAGAATTAATCCGAACAAAAAATTTTATGGTTTTGAAAAATATCCTACAGTTGCGGCTAAAGTATTAAATTTAATAGATAAATATAAACTAACAAATCTTTTTATTATTGTTGGCGATGCTGGTAATTTATTAAATTATTTTCAAGGCAATTTAGAAACTATTTGATTAACTTTTAGTGATCCTTGACCAAAAGCAAGACATGAAAAAAGAAGATTAACTTATAAATTATTTTTAGATCAATATAAACAAATAATGAATGAAGATTCTTTATTAAAATTAAAAACTGACAATGATTTTTTTTATAATTATTCTATAGACAGTTTTTTAAATAACGGATGAAAAATAATAGCAAATGGAACTGATTTACATAAATCAAATTATAGTAGTGACAATATTATGACCGGTTATGAAAAAAAATGAATTAGTTTAAATAAAAACATAAACTTTATATTTGCTAAAAAAATGAAAAATTAA
- a CDS encoding segregation/condensation protein A produces MSKISLYETQDKKYDIKLENFDGPMDLLLALVQDKNIDIMSVDLAELATEYLRIIDNLKENEIDVAGDYLVMAATLLALKTKMLLYTPEEKPEIEEDKREILSRLYEYQQFKEISKALREQEGFRKEIFIKKSSNMDEFLIDDDKSLLEGHSNPLKLITVLRKMFERSFANQLKKTKLEHFNLTPKDQIPYILNLFDENENVTFEMIFNQPSLNHFVITLMAILDLARRQIIKLTQKEQFGIITFEKGENYEK; encoded by the coding sequence ATGTCTAAAATAAGTTTATATGAGACTCAAGATAAAAAATATGATATCAAATTAGAAAATTTTGATGGTCCAATGGATTTGTTGCTAGCTTTAGTACAGGATAAAAATATTGATATAATGTCAGTAGATTTAGCTGAATTAGCCACAGAATATCTTAGAATAATTGATAATTTGAAAGAAAACGAAATAGATGTTGCTGGAGATTATTTAGTTATGGCTGCCACTTTGTTGGCATTAAAAACTAAAATGCTCTTGTATACTCCAGAAGAAAAACCAGAAATAGAAGAAGACAAAAGAGAAATTTTATCTCGTTTATATGAATATCAACAATTTAAAGAAATATCTAAAGCGCTTAGAGAACAAGAAGGGTTTAGAAAAGAAATATTTATAAAAAAATCTAGTAATATGGATGAATTTTTAATTGATGACGATAAATCATTATTAGAAGGTCACAGCAATCCATTAAAATTAATTACAGTTTTGAGAAAAATGTTCGAAAGATCATTTGCTAATCAGTTAAAAAAAACTAAATTAGAACATTTCAACTTAACACCTAAAGATCAAATTCCTTACATATTAAATTTATTTGATGAAAATGAAAATGTAACTTTTGAAATGATTTTTAATCAGCCTTCTTTAAATCATTTTGTAATTACACTAATGGCTATTCTTGATTTAGCTAGAAGACAAATTATTAAATTAACACAAAAAGAACAATTTGGCATTATAACGTTTGAAAAAGGTGAAAACTATGAAAAATAA
- a CDS encoding ATP-dependent Clp protease ATP-binding subunit, translating into MNFNDINDLFNNFVKQNNSENKKDNILDKYGRNLTLLAENNDLDPVINRDNEIRRMIRILSRKTKNNPILVGEPGVGKTAIVEGLAKKIIDGQVPENLKNKKVYELDITSLIAGASYQGEFEKRIKNVLKEIENSNGNIILFIDEIHMLIGTGKNSEGGMDAANIFKPLMARGKLHLIGATTFEEYRKYIEKDSAFERRLQKIDINEPTVNDSITILRGLKERLENFHNVKIEDSALIKAVELSYRYINDRFLPDKAIDLVDEAAATIKTEINFLPEELDKAKQRLTSLQMEKIALESDKYNLDKDKINEIEKIIFNLESKIKLLTDNWNKEKKRLSDISNLRKKLENAQHMLNIAQNESNYETASKLMYVEIPKLEKEIELKEVEEKNDPNKLIKNTVTTEEITNIVSKWTGIPLNKLLDTEKEKLFNLNNELKKIIIGQDDAIDKIYNSILRAKANINDPNRPLASFMFLGPTGVGKTELAKQLANKIFNSEKEIIRLDMSEFMEKHSVSKIIGAPPGYIGFDYSNTLCERIRKKPYAILLLDEIEKAHKDVLNILLQILDNGEITDSKGRKINCKNLIIIMTSNLGSEEILKKKLNQNKINEFLIKYLTPEFINRIDEIIIFNQLTEENIRNIVKNELTKLSNRLSEKKYFLSFSDNLITYISKNSYTFAFGARPIKRFIQDKIETFLAAQIIKNQIKLNNKYLLNLNNGKIELINI; encoded by the coding sequence ATGAATTTTAATGATATAAATGATTTATTTAATAATTTTGTGAAACAAAATAATTCCGAAAACAAAAAGGATAATATATTAGATAAATATGGAAGAAATTTAACTCTTCTAGCAGAAAATAATGATTTAGACCCTGTTATTAACAGAGACAATGAAATAAGAAGAATGATAAGAATTTTAAGCAGAAAAACAAAAAATAATCCAATTTTAGTGGGAGAACCGGGAGTAGGAAAAACTGCTATTGTTGAAGGATTAGCCAAAAAAATTATTGATGGCCAAGTACCAGAAAATTTAAAAAATAAAAAAGTATATGAATTAGATATCACGAGTTTAATAGCTGGAGCTTCCTATCAAGGAGAATTTGAAAAAAGAATAAAAAATGTATTAAAAGAAATTGAAAATTCTAACGGTAATATTATTTTATTTATTGATGAAATTCATATGCTGATAGGAACGGGTAAAAATTCTGAAGGCGGTATGGATGCAGCAAATATTTTTAAACCATTAATGGCAAGAGGTAAATTGCACTTAATTGGTGCTACAACTTTTGAAGAATATAGAAAATACATAGAAAAAGATAGCGCATTTGAACGTAGACTACAAAAAATTGATATTAATGAACCAACTGTAAATGATAGTATTACTATTCTAAGAGGTTTAAAAGAAAGATTAGAGAATTTTCATAACGTTAAAATTGAAGATAGTGCTCTTATTAAAGCTGTAGAATTAAGTTATCGTTATATAAATGATCGTTTTTTACCTGATAAAGCCATAGATTTAGTTGATGAAGCTGCTGCTACTATTAAAACAGAAATAAATTTTTTACCAGAGGAATTAGACAAAGCTAAACAAAGATTAACAAGTTTGCAAATGGAAAAAATAGCTTTAGAATCTGACAAATATAATTTAGATAAAGACAAAATTAATGAAATAGAAAAAATAATATTTAATCTAGAATCAAAAATTAAATTACTTACTGATAATTGAAATAAAGAAAAAAAGAGATTGTCTGATATTTCTAATTTAAGAAAAAAACTAGAAAATGCACAACATATGTTGAATATTGCACAAAATGAAAGCAATTATGAAACTGCTTCTAAACTAATGTATGTTGAAATACCTAAATTGGAAAAAGAAATAGAATTAAAAGAAGTAGAAGAAAAAAATGATCCTAACAAACTTATTAAAAATACTGTTACTACAGAGGAAATAACAAATATTGTCTCTAAATGAACAGGGATTCCTTTAAATAAATTATTAGATACTGAGAAAGAAAAATTGTTTAATTTAAATAATGAATTAAAAAAAATAATCATTGGACAAGATGATGCAATAGATAAAATTTATAATTCTATATTACGAGCAAAAGCAAATATCAATGATCCTAATCGTCCTCTGGCATCATTTATGTTTTTAGGTCCGACCGGTGTAGGTAAAACTGAATTAGCTAAACAATTAGCTAATAAAATATTTAATAGTGAAAAAGAAATTATAAGATTAGATATGTCTGAATTTATGGAGAAACATTCAGTTTCAAAAATAATAGGAGCTCCTCCAGGTTATATAGGTTTTGATTACTCAAATACTTTATGTGAAAGAATAAGAAAAAAACCTTATGCCATATTATTATTAGATGAAATAGAAAAGGCTCATAAAGATGTTTTAAATATATTACTTCAAATATTAGATAATGGCGAAATAACTGATTCTAAAGGAAGAAAAATAAATTGTAAAAATCTAATTATTATAATGACAAGTAATTTGGGTTCAGAAGAAATATTAAAGAAAAAATTAAATCAAAATAAAATAAATGAATTTTTAATTAAATACTTAACGCCAGAATTTATTAATAGAATTGACGAAATTATTATTTTTAATCAGCTAACTGAAGAAAATATTAGAAATATTGTTAAAAATGAATTAACTAAATTGTCTAATCGACTTTCTGAGAAAAAATATTTTTTATCATTTAGTGATAATTTAATAACTTATATATCAAAAAATTCATATACATTTGCATTTGGAGCTAGACCTATAAAAAGATTTATTCAAGACAAAATTGAAACTTTTTTAGCGGCACAAATTATTAAAAATCAAATAAAACTAAATAATAAATATCTTTTGAATCTAAATAATGGCAAAATCGAATTAATTAATATTTAA
- a CDS encoding 1-acyl-sn-glycerol-3-phosphate acyltransferase, with product MKFILKLILSFPMLIFNLWRIRVYARKYKKYPEHYYPQQRITWLTKKVKLFLWLYGIKLIVKGYENVPKGQAILVANHKSNIDPILLLKALEKQTEETGVPIKIPTFLAKKELEKSKIATAAIKLTDSFFIDRQNFREAIKTLNNFGTFIKNNHTLGIIFPEGTRVKENNLGEFKSGAFKIAINQYLPIIPVAISDTRDALNRKRKHKLNITVKFLSPLKPNNFITMNSDALANKVKKIIEDEFNNV from the coding sequence ATGAAATTTATTTTGAAACTTATATTATCTTTTCCTATGTTAATTTTTAACTTATGAAGAATAAGAGTTTATGCTAGAAAATATAAAAAATATCCAGAACATTACTATCCTCAACAAAGAATTACATGATTAACTAAAAAAGTTAAATTATTTTTATGATTGTATGGTATTAAATTAATAGTTAAAGGATATGAAAATGTTCCTAAAGGTCAAGCAATTTTAGTTGCAAATCATAAATCAAATATTGATCCTATTTTATTACTTAAAGCTTTAGAAAAACAAACCGAAGAAACTGGTGTGCCTATAAAAATTCCAACTTTTTTAGCAAAAAAAGAATTAGAAAAATCTAAAATAGCAACTGCAGCAATTAAATTAACAGATTCATTTTTTATTGACAGACAAAATTTCAGAGAAGCTATAAAAACTTTAAACAATTTTGGTACATTTATTAAAAATAATCATACACTGGGTATTATATTTCCTGAAGGAACAAGAGTAAAAGAAAATAATTTAGGAGAATTTAAATCTGGTGCATTTAAAATAGCTATTAATCAATATTTGCCAATCATACCAGTTGCAATTAGTGATACTAGGGATGCTTTAAATAGAAAAAGAAAACACAAATTAAATATAACAGTAAAATTTTTATCCCCATTAAAACCTAATAATTTTATCACTATGAACAGTGATGCTTTAGCAAACAAAGTAAAAAAAATAATTGAGGATGAATTTAATAATGTCTAA
- a CDS encoding HU family DNA-binding protein — MTKKEFILEVAKQMNVTAKEADKFFDAFVFVLKEQLIAEEKIQLSDLGTFDTKVRRSRETINPFSEDKEKILVPEKRVVKFTPSKYLREIVNF; from the coding sequence ATGACAAAAAAAGAATTTATATTAGAAGTAGCAAAACAAATGAATGTTACAGCAAAAGAAGCTGATAAATTTTTTGATGCTTTTGTTTTTGTACTTAAAGAACAATTGATAGCAGAAGAAAAAATTCAACTTTCTGATTTAGGAACATTTGATACAAAAGTAAGAAGAAGTCGTGAAACAATTAATCCTTTTTCTGAAGATAAAGAAAAAATATTAGTTCCAGAAAAACGTGTTGTTAAATTTACCCCTTCTAAATATTTAAGAGAAATAGTAAATTTCTAA
- a CDS encoding RluA family pseudouridine synthase has product MNKQSNWKKYIVTLNNDEKKLLNYLKEIFSNYPLNLIYKIIRKKDVKINGKRTNNEKQKIYFNDIIEIYFPEEIKNKQKLNFKNISIDFNIIYEDNNILIVDKPKGISMHSDANNLDLQVLKYLDYNDKNNNEFKPSHIGRLDKETSGICLYAKNYYSLAELNKKTKFFDKIYTFKSDYNGPDREINLFIWNNKNNYLEAKETSDKNLTTAKTYIYRKNKIWYAKILTGKKHQIRLSLKTIGFPILGDKKYSGKLSDRLYLHCKTIIFHNLDGKLKYLNKKEFNSKVPWKETNEKHWKK; this is encoded by the coding sequence ATGAATAAACAATCTAATTGAAAAAAATATATAGTTACTTTAAATAATGATGAAAAAAAACTTTTAAATTATTTAAAAGAAATATTTAGTAATTATCCGTTAAATTTAATTTATAAAATAATAAGAAAAAAAGATGTAAAAATTAATGGTAAAAGAACAAATAATGAAAAACAAAAAATATATTTTAACGATATTATCGAAATATATTTCCCAGAGGAAATAAAAAATAAACAAAAACTCAACTTTAAAAATATTTCTATTGATTTTAATATTATTTATGAAGATAACAATATTTTAATAGTTGATAAACCTAAAGGTATTAGTATGCATTCAGATGCTAATAATTTAGATCTTCAAGTATTAAAATATTTAGATTACAATGATAAAAATAATAATGAATTTAAACCGAGTCATATTGGTAGATTAGATAAAGAAACTAGTGGAATATGTTTGTATGCTAAAAATTATTATTCTTTAGCTGAATTAAATAAAAAAACTAAATTTTTTGACAAAATTTACACTTTTAAATCAGATTATAATGGACCAGATAGAGAAATTAATTTATTTATTTGAAATAATAAAAATAATTATTTAGAAGCTAAAGAAACTTCGGATAAAAATCTAACTACAGCTAAAACATATATTTATAGAAAAAATAAAATTTGATATGCCAAAATTTTAACGGGTAAAAAACATCAAATAAGATTATCTTTAAAAACTATTGGTTTTCCTATTTTAGGAGATAAAAAATATTCAGGTAAATTATCTGATAGATTATATTTACATTGTAAAACAATAATTTTTCATAATTTAGATGGTAAACTTAAATATTTAAATAAAAAAGAATTTAATTCCAAAGTACCTTGAAAGGAAACTAATGAAAAACATTGAAAAAAATAA
- a CDS encoding glutamyl-tRNA amidotransferase has protein sequence MKNIEKNKLVEIVSSIMLKPNEDVINQILIEWENIENNLKLLDNLNLNNVQPLTHINENLKHDFLREDIPSDNFAIEKTDILNNAFAKDKDYILTQKVVK, from the coding sequence ATGAAAAACATTGAAAAAAATAAATTAGTTGAAATCGTAAGTTCTATTATGTTAAAACCTAACGAAGATGTGATAAATCAGATTCTAATAGAGTGAGAGAATATTGAAAATAATTTAAAATTACTCGATAATCTAAATTTAAATAATGTTCAACCTTTAACACATATAAATGAAAATCTAAAACATGATTTTTTAAGAGAAGATATACCATCTGATAATTTTGCTATTGAAAAAACAGATATATTAAATAATGCTTTTGCTAAAGACAAGGACTATATATTAACTCAAAAGGTGGTTAAATAA
- the recU gene encoding Holliday junction resolvase RecU — MKNRGMLLETILNNTINYYFKNKLAIIEKKTLPIKFNSINKNKDIIGGHLFAKSTVDYTGCYNGLFVAFEAKSTNKLYLPKTNIKKHQIQYLDIINTNGGKSFFIIFFSKIEEFYFIEFKQIKEYLNKSIHYKIIKKQGKKLDLIYPGIIDFLPCLLENN; from the coding sequence ATGAAAAACAGAGGAATGTTATTGGAAACAATATTAAATAATACAATTAATTATTATTTTAAAAACAAACTAGCCATTATAGAAAAAAAGACATTGCCAATTAAATTTAATTCAATTAATAAAAATAAAGATATTATTGGTGGGCATTTATTTGCTAAAAGTACAGTTGATTACACAGGATGTTACAATGGACTATTTGTAGCATTTGAAGCTAAAAGTACTAACAAATTATATTTACCGAAAACCAATATTAAAAAACATCAAATTCAATATCTTGATATCATTAATACTAATGGAGGCAAATCTTTTTTTATAATATTTTTTTCTAAAATTGAAGAATTTTATTTTATTGAATTTAAGCAAATAAAGGAATATTTGAACAAATCTATTCATTATAAAATAATAAAAAAACAAGGTAAAAAATTAGATCTCATTTATCCTGGGATAATTGATTTTTTACCTTGTTTGTTAGAAAATAATTAA
- a CDS encoding 4'-phosphopantetheinyl transferase superfamily protein, whose protein sequence is MNIGVDLVDIERFKNKEFNFFKRFLHKNEINFIQMQTSADIKIIYVASIWAIKEAIFKANNTYSQFNKIEIKRKNNHWWHENFSISISHEKNLIVAFVVEKKEI, encoded by the coding sequence ATGAATATTGGAGTTGATTTAGTAGATATTGAACGTTTTAAAAATAAAGAATTTAATTTTTTTAAACGCTTTTTGCATAAAAATGAAATAAATTTTATTCAAATGCAAACTTCTGCTGATATAAAGATTATTTATGTTGCTTCAATTTGAGCGATAAAGGAAGCAATTTTTAAAGCAAATAATACATATTCACAGTTTAATAAAATTGAAATAAAACGTAAAAATAATCATTGATGACATGAAAATTTTTCTATTTCAATAAGTCATGAAAAAAACTTAATTGTAGCTTTTGTCGTAGAAAAAAAGGAGATATAA